From Pseudomonas poae, the proteins below share one genomic window:
- a CDS encoding cation acetate symporter, producing the protein MIRRLLALFGASLFAPALWAADALTGEVHKQPLNVSAIVMFVAFVGATLCITYWASKRNKSAADYYAAGGKITGFQNGLAIAGDYMSAASFLGISALVFTSGYDGLIYSIGFLVGWPIILFLIAERLRNLGKYTFADVASYRLGQTQIRSLSACGSLVVVAFYLIAQMVGAGKLIQLLFGLDYHVAVILVGILMCLYVLFGGMLATTWVQIIKAVLLLSGASFMALMVMKHVNFDFNTLFAEAIKVHPKGEAIMSPGGLVKDPISAFSLGLALMFGTAGLPHILMRFFTVSDAKEARKSVLYATGFIGYFYILTFIIGFGAILLVSTNPAFKDAAGALLGGNNMAAVHLANAVGGSIFLGFISAVAFATILAVVAGLTLAGASAVSHDLYASVIKKGKANEKDEIRVSKITTIALAVLAIGLGILFESQNIAFMVGLAFSIAASCNFPVLLLSMYWKNLTTRGAMIGGWLGLVSAVGLMVLGPTIWVSILHHEKAIFPYEYPALFSMIIAFVGIWFFSITDKSAAAEKERALYFPQFVRSQTGLGASGAVNH; encoded by the coding sequence ATGATCCGGCGTCTACTGGCTCTATTCGGCGCTTCGCTCTTTGCTCCAGCCCTTTGGGCGGCGGACGCATTGACCGGTGAAGTACACAAGCAACCGCTGAACGTCTCGGCCATCGTGATGTTCGTCGCGTTTGTCGGTGCCACTCTGTGCATCACCTACTGGGCTTCCAAACGTAACAAGTCGGCGGCCGACTACTATGCGGCCGGCGGCAAGATCACCGGTTTCCAGAACGGTCTGGCGATTGCCGGCGACTACATGTCGGCGGCGTCTTTCCTGGGTATTTCCGCGCTGGTGTTTACCTCCGGCTACGACGGCCTGATCTACTCGATCGGCTTTCTGGTGGGCTGGCCGATCATCCTGTTCCTGATCGCCGAGCGCCTGCGTAACCTGGGCAAGTACACCTTTGCCGACGTGGCGTCCTATCGCCTGGGGCAAACCCAGATCCGCAGTCTCTCGGCCTGTGGCTCGCTGGTGGTGGTGGCGTTCTACCTGATCGCGCAGATGGTGGGGGCGGGCAAGCTGATCCAGCTGTTGTTCGGCCTGGATTACCATGTGGCGGTGATCCTGGTGGGTATCCTGATGTGCCTGTATGTGCTGTTCGGCGGCATGCTGGCGACCACCTGGGTACAGATCATCAAGGCAGTGCTGCTGCTGTCCGGTGCCTCGTTCATGGCGCTGATGGTGATGAAACACGTCAACTTCGACTTCAACACGCTGTTTGCCGAGGCGATCAAGGTTCACCCCAAAGGTGAAGCGATCATGAGCCCTGGCGGTCTGGTGAAAGACCCGATCTCGGCATTCTCTCTCGGCCTGGCACTGATGTTCGGTACCGCCGGCCTGCCGCACATCCTGATGCGCTTCTTCACCGTAAGCGACGCCAAGGAAGCGCGTAAGAGCGTGCTGTATGCCACTGGCTTCATCGGCTACTTCTATATCCTGACCTTTATCATCGGTTTCGGCGCGATCCTGCTGGTCAGCACCAACCCGGCGTTCAAGGATGCTGCAGGCGCGCTGTTGGGTGGTAACAACATGGCGGCGGTGCACCTGGCCAATGCGGTGGGCGGCAGTATCTTCCTGGGCTTCATCTCGGCCGTGGCGTTTGCCACCATCCTGGCAGTGGTTGCCGGTTTGACCCTGGCCGGTGCCTCGGCGGTGTCCCATGACCTGTACGCCAGCGTGATCAAGAAAGGCAAGGCCAACGAGAAAGATGAGATTCGCGTGTCGAAGATCACCACCATCGCTCTGGCGGTGCTGGCTATCGGCCTGGGTATCCTGTTTGAAAGCCAGAACATCGCGTTCATGGTCGGCCTGGCGTTCTCGATTGCCGCCAGCTGTAACTTCCCGGTGCTGCTGCTTTCCATGTACTGGAAGAACCTCACCACCCGTGGCGCCATGATTGGCGGCTGGTTGGGCCTGGTCAGTGCCGTCGGCCTGATGGTGCTGGGTCCGACCATCTGGGTCTCGATCCTGCATCATGAAAAAGCCATCTTCCCGTACGAGTACCCGGCGCTGTTCTCGATGATCATTGCGTTTGTCGGTATCTGGTTCTTCTCCATCACCGACAAGTCGGCGGCGGCGGAGAAAGAGCGTGCGCTGTACTTCCCGCAGTTTGTGCGTTCGCAGACTGGCCTGGGGGCGAGTGGGGCGGTCAACCACTAA
- a CDS encoding DUF808 domain-containing protein codes for MAGSSLLVLIDDIAAVLDDVALMTKMAAKKTAGVLGDDLALNAQQVSGVRAEREIPVVWAVAKGSFVNKLILVPAALLISAFAPWAVTPLLMLGGAYLCFEGFEKLAHKFLHSKAEVQAEHSQLTEAVADPATDLVAFEKDKIKGAIRTDFILSAEIIAITLGTVADAPLMQQVIVLSGIAIVMTVGVYGLVAGIVKLDDLGLWLTQKPGQAARSVGGAILRAAPYMMKSLSVIGTAAMFLVGGGILTHGVPVVHHWIETVSQGAGGVAWLVPPLLNAVAGIIAGAVVLAVVSVVGKTWKTLRA; via the coding sequence ATGGCAGGAAGCAGCTTACTGGTACTGATCGACGACATCGCCGCTGTGCTCGACGATGTGGCGTTGATGACAAAAATGGCCGCCAAAAAGACCGCCGGGGTATTGGGCGATGACCTGGCGCTTAATGCCCAGCAAGTGTCAGGCGTGCGCGCCGAGCGCGAAATACCCGTGGTGTGGGCCGTAGCCAAGGGCTCGTTCGTCAATAAGCTGATCCTGGTGCCGGCCGCCTTGCTGATCAGTGCGTTCGCGCCGTGGGCGGTGACGCCGCTGTTGATGCTGGGCGGTGCTTATCTATGTTTCGAGGGTTTTGAAAAGCTCGCCCACAAGTTTCTCCACAGCAAGGCCGAGGTCCAGGCCGAGCACTCGCAACTGACAGAGGCCGTGGCCGACCCTGCCACTGATCTGGTGGCCTTTGAAAAGGACAAGATCAAGGGCGCGATCCGCACCGACTTCATCCTCTCCGCCGAAATCATCGCCATCACCCTCGGCACCGTGGCCGATGCGCCTTTGATGCAGCAGGTGATCGTGCTATCGGGCATTGCAATCGTCATGACCGTGGGCGTCTACGGGCTGGTGGCCGGTATCGTCAAGCTGGATGACCTGGGCCTGTGGCTCACCCAGAAGCCTGGCCAGGCGGCGCGCAGTGTCGGCGGCGCCATCCTGCGCGCGGCACCGTACATGATGAAGAGCCTGTCGGTGATCGGTACGGCGGCGATGTTCCTGGTGGGCGGTGGGATTCTCACTCACGGGGTGCCGGTGGTGCATCACTGGATCGAGACCGTCAGCCAGGGCGCAGGCGGGGTGGCGTGGTTGGTGCCGCCGCTGCTGAATGCGGTAGCGGGGATTATCGCGGGTGCGGTCGTACTGGCGGTGGTCAGCGTGGTCGGCAAGACCTGGAAAACGCTCAGGGCATAA
- the gltA gene encoding citrate synthase has translation MADKKAQLIIEGAAPVELPILTGTVGPDVIDVRGLTATGRFTFDPGFMSTASCESKITYIDGDNGILLHRGYPIEQLAEKSDYLETCYLLLNGELPTAEQKAQFVSTVKNHTMVHEQLKTFFNGFRRDAHPMAVMCGVVGALSAFYHDSLDINNPQHREISAIRLVAKMPTLAAMVYKYSMGQPMMYPRNDLTYAENFLHMMFNTPCEIKPISPVLAKAMDRIFILHADHEQNASTSTVRLAGSSGANPFACIAAGIAALWGPAHGGANEAVLTMLDEIGDVSNIDTFIAKAKDKNDPFKLMGFGHRVYKNRDPRATVMKQTCDEVLKELGIKNDPQLELAMRLEEIALTDPYFIERSLYPNVDFYSGIILKAIGIPTSMFTVIFALARTVGWISHWKEMLSSPYKIGRPRQLYTGYESRDITKLEDRK, from the coding sequence ATGGCTGACAAAAAAGCGCAGTTGATCATCGAGGGCGCAGCCCCCGTCGAGCTGCCCATTTTAACCGGCACCGTTGGTCCCGATGTTATCGACGTACGGGGCCTGACGGCCACGGGCCGTTTCACATTCGACCCAGGCTTCATGTCGACCGCCTCTTGCGAGTCGAAGATCACCTATATCGACGGTGACAATGGCATTTTGTTGCACCGGGGCTACCCGATCGAGCAACTGGCTGAAAAATCGGACTACCTGGAAACCTGCTACCTGCTGCTAAATGGCGAATTGCCAACAGCCGAGCAAAAAGCCCAGTTCGTCAGCACCGTGAAGAACCACACCATGGTTCACGAGCAGTTGAAGACCTTCTTCAACGGCTTCCGTCGCGACGCCCACCCGATGGCCGTCATGTGCGGCGTGGTCGGCGCCCTGTCGGCCTTCTACCACGACTCCCTCGACATCAATAACCCGCAGCATCGCGAAATCTCCGCGATCCGCCTGGTTGCCAAGATGCCGACCCTGGCCGCAATGGTTTACAAGTACTCCATGGGCCAACCCATGATGTACCCGCGCAACGACCTGACGTACGCGGAAAACTTCCTGCACATGATGTTCAACACCCCGTGCGAGATCAAACCGATCAGCCCGGTGCTCGCCAAGGCCATGGACCGGATTTTTATCCTCCACGCCGACCACGAGCAAAACGCCTCCACCTCTACCGTACGTCTGGCCGGCTCTTCGGGTGCCAACCCGTTCGCCTGCATCGCCGCCGGTATCGCCGCACTGTGGGGCCCTGCCCACGGCGGTGCGAACGAAGCCGTTCTGACCATGCTTGACGAAATTGGCGATGTTTCCAACATCGACACCTTCATCGCCAAGGCCAAGGACAAGAACGATCCGTTCAAACTGATGGGCTTCGGTCACCGCGTTTACAAGAACCGCGACCCACGCGCCACCGTCATGAAGCAGACCTGCGACGAAGTGTTGAAGGAACTGGGTATCAAGAACGATCCGCAACTCGAACTGGCCATGCGCCTGGAAGAGATCGCCCTGACCGACCCATACTTCATCGAACGCTCGCTGTACCCGAACGTCGACTTCTACTCGGGGATCATCCTCAAGGCGATCGGCATTCCAACCAGCATGTTCACCGTGATCTTCGCCCTGGCGCGGACCGTGGGCTGGATCTCCCACTGGAAAGAAATGCTCTCCAGCCCGTACAAGATTGGCCGCCCGCGCCAGCTGTACACCGGCTACGAGTCGCGTGACATCACCAAGCTGGAAGATCGCAAGTAA
- the sdhC gene encoding succinate dehydrogenase, cytochrome b556 subunit has translation MNSQRPVNLDLRTIKLPITGVTSFLHRVSGIILFLGLGIMLYALSKSLGSEEGYAEVKACLTSPLAKFVAWGLLSALLYHLVAGVRHLIMDMGIGETLEGGRLGSKIIIAISVVLIVLAGVWIW, from the coding sequence GTGAATAGCCAACGACCTGTAAACCTAGACCTAAGGACCATCAAACTCCCCATCACCGGCGTTACGTCGTTCCTGCACCGTGTTTCCGGCATCATCCTGTTCCTGGGCTTGGGCATCATGCTTTATGCATTGAGCAAATCCCTGGGTTCCGAGGAAGGTTACGCCGAGGTGAAGGCATGCTTGACCAGCCCGCTGGCCAAGTTCGTAGCATGGGGCCTCCTGTCCGCTCTGCTGTATCACCTGGTAGCCGGTGTGCGCCACTTGATCATGGATATGGGCATCGGTGAGACGCTGGAAGGCGGCCGCCTGGGCTCGAAAATCATCATCGCCATTTCCGTGGTGCTGATCGTTCTGGCAGGAGTTTGGATATGGTAA
- the sdhA gene encoding succinate dehydrogenase flavoprotein subunit has product MANIPTISFDAIIIGGGGAGMRAALQLAQGGHKTAVITKVFPTRSHTVSAQGGITCAIASADPNDDWRWHMYDTVKGSDYIGDQDAIEYMCQEGPAAVFELDHMGLPFSRTEQGRIYQRPFGGQSKDYGKGGQAARTCAASDRTGHALLHTLYQGNLKAGTTFLNEYYAVDLVKNAQGEFVGVIAICIETGETTYIRAKATVLATGGAGRIYASTTNALINTGDGVGMALRAGVPVQDIEMWQFHPTGIAGAGVLVTEGCRGEGGYLINKHGERFMERYAPNAKDLAGRDVVARSMVKEIIAGNGCGPNGDHVLLKLDHLGEEVLHSRLPGICELSKTFAHVDPVVAPVPVVPTCHYMMGGVPTNIHGQAITQNADGQDEIIHGLFAVGEVACVSVHGANRLGGNSLLDLVVFGRAAGLHLEKALTDGIEYDDATDANIEAALARLNALNERTDGEDVATLRRELQSCMQNYFGVFRTGEYMQKGIAQLADLRTRIANVKINDKSQAFNTARIEALELQNLLEVAEATAIAAEVRKESRGAHAREDFEDRDDENWLCHTLYFPGDKRVTKRAVNFSPKTVPTFEPKIRTY; this is encoded by the coding sequence ATGGCTAACATTCCAACTATTTCATTCGACGCCATCATTATTGGTGGCGGCGGTGCCGGCATGCGCGCTGCGCTGCAACTGGCCCAGGGCGGTCACAAGACTGCCGTGATCACCAAGGTGTTCCCGACGCGGTCCCACACCGTATCGGCCCAGGGTGGCATCACCTGCGCCATCGCCTCTGCCGACCCGAACGATGACTGGCGCTGGCACATGTACGATACCGTCAAGGGTTCCGACTACATCGGTGACCAGGATGCTATCGAATACATGTGTCAGGAAGGCCCGGCCGCGGTGTTCGAGCTGGACCACATGGGTCTGCCATTTTCCCGCACCGAACAAGGCCGCATCTACCAGCGTCCATTCGGCGGTCAGTCGAAGGACTACGGTAAAGGCGGGCAGGCTGCCCGTACCTGCGCCGCTTCCGACCGTACCGGTCACGCGCTGCTGCACACTCTTTATCAGGGCAACCTGAAAGCCGGTACCACGTTCCTGAACGAGTACTACGCGGTCGATCTGGTGAAGAACGCACAAGGTGAGTTCGTCGGTGTAATCGCCATCTGCATCGAAACCGGTGAAACCACCTACATCCGCGCCAAGGCTACCGTGCTGGCGACGGGCGGTGCAGGCCGTATCTACGCCTCCACCACCAACGCCCTGATCAACACCGGTGACGGCGTTGGTATGGCTCTGCGTGCTGGCGTGCCGGTACAAGACATCGAAATGTGGCAGTTCCACCCGACCGGCATCGCCGGCGCCGGTGTACTGGTTACTGAAGGTTGCCGTGGTGAAGGTGGTTACCTGATCAACAAGCACGGCGAGCGTTTCATGGAGCGTTATGCTCCGAACGCCAAAGACCTTGCCGGTCGTGACGTTGTGGCCCGTTCGATGGTTAAAGAAATCATCGCCGGCAACGGCTGTGGCCCGAACGGCGACCACGTACTGCTGAAACTCGATCACCTCGGCGAAGAAGTGCTGCACAGCCGCCTGCCAGGCATCTGCGAGCTGTCCAAGACCTTTGCTCACGTTGACCCGGTGGTTGCTCCGGTTCCGGTTGTTCCGACTTGCCACTATATGATGGGCGGCGTGCCGACCAACATTCATGGCCAGGCGATCACCCAGAACGCCGATGGCCAGGACGAGATCATTCATGGTCTGTTCGCGGTAGGTGAAGTGGCGTGCGTATCGGTGCACGGTGCCAACCGTCTGGGCGGCAACTCGCTGCTCGACCTGGTGGTATTCGGTCGCGCTGCCGGCCTGCACCTGGAAAAAGCCCTGACCGACGGCATCGAATACGATGACGCCACTGACGCCAACATCGAAGCTGCCCTGGCCCGTCTGAACGCTCTGAACGAGCGCACTGATGGCGAAGACGTGGCTACCCTGCGTCGCGAGCTGCAAAGCTGCATGCAGAACTACTTCGGTGTATTCCGTACCGGCGAATACATGCAGAAGGGTATTGCCCAGTTGGCCGATCTGCGCACGCGCATCGCCAACGTCAAGATCAACGATAAGAGCCAGGCGTTCAACACCGCTCGTATCGAAGCCCTTGAGCTGCAAAACCTGCTGGAAGTGGCTGAAGCGACTGCGATCGCCGCCGAGGTTCGTAAAGAATCCCGTGGTGCTCACGCTCGTGAAGACTTTGAAGATCGCGACGACGAAAACTGGTTGTGCCACACCCTGTACTTCCCGGGTGACAAGCGCGTAACCAAGCGTGCCGTGAACTTCTCGCCGAAGACGGTTCCGACGTTTGAACCGAAGATTCGGACTTACTAA
- a CDS encoding succinate dehydrogenase iron-sulfur subunit has translation MLKVSVYRYNPDQDAAPFMQEFQVDTGGKDLMVLDVLALIKEQDEGFSYRRSCREGVCGSDGMNINGKNGLACITPLSAVVKGNKLIVRPLPGLPVIRDLVVDMSIFYKQYEKVKPFLQNDTPAPAIERLQSPEEREKLDGLYECILCACCSTSCPSFWWNPDKFLGPAALLQAYRFLADSRDTKTSERLASLDDPFSVFRCRGIMNCVNVCPKGLNPTKAIGHIRNMLLQSGV, from the coding sequence ATGTTGAAAGTCAGTGTTTACCGCTACAACCCTGATCAGGACGCTGCGCCGTTCATGCAGGAATTCCAGGTCGATACCGGTGGTAAAGACCTGATGGTGCTGGATGTATTGGCACTGATCAAAGAGCAGGACGAAGGTTTCTCGTATCGTCGCTCTTGCCGTGAAGGCGTTTGTGGCTCCGACGGCATGAACATCAACGGCAAAAACGGCCTGGCGTGCATCACGCCGCTGTCCGCCGTGGTTAAAGGCAACAAACTGATCGTTCGTCCTCTGCCAGGTTTGCCGGTTATCCGTGACCTGGTCGTCGATATGAGCATCTTCTACAAGCAATACGAAAAGGTTAAGCCGTTCCTGCAGAACGACACGCCGGCTCCGGCCATCGAGCGTCTGCAGTCCCCGGAAGAGCGCGAGAAGCTCGACGGTCTGTACGAGTGCATCCTGTGCGCTTGCTGCTCGACTTCGTGCCCGTCCTTCTGGTGGAACCCGGACAAGTTCCTGGGTCCAGCCGCTCTGCTGCAAGCGTACCGCTTCCTGGCAGACAGCCGTGACACCAAGACGTCCGAGCGTCTGGCTTCACTGGATGACCCGTTCAGCGTATTCCGCTGCCGCGGGATCATGAACTGCGTCAACGTATGTCCTAAAGGCCTGAACCCGACTAAGGCCATTGGTCACATCCGTAACATGCTGCTGCAGAGCGGCGTGTAA
- a CDS encoding DUF485 domain-containing protein, whose product MNDSIYLSIQNSPRFKELVRKREKFAWILSAIMLGLYSGFILLIAYGPQVLGAKLSPGSSITWGIPLGVGLIVSAFILTGIYVRRANGEFDDLNNAILKEAAQ is encoded by the coding sequence ATGAACGACAGCATTTACCTCTCGATTCAAAACAGCCCGCGTTTCAAGGAGCTGGTAAGAAAAAGGGAAAAGTTCGCCTGGATTCTCTCGGCGATCATGCTAGGGCTTTACTCCGGATTCATCCTGTTGATCGCCTATGGGCCACAAGTGCTGGGGGCCAAACTCAGCCCCGGTTCGTCGATTACCTGGGGCATTCCCCTGGGCGTCGGGCTGATTGTGTCGGCCTTTATCCTGACCGGCATCTACGTGCGCCGCGCCAATGGCGAATTTGACGACCTGAACAATGCGATTCTCAAGGAGGCTGCGCAATGA
- a CDS encoding VacJ family lipoprotein: MAKYLLLLAALMCAGVANADNSKAHAPTVVGSDGFKEPLTKLKFNAGLDQREFERSSLTALNVYDPLESWNRRVYHFNYRFDQWVYLPVVDGYTYVTPSFLRTGVSNFFNNLGDVPNLLNSLLQLKGHRSLETTGRLLLNTTIGIAGLWDPATAMGLPRQSEDFGQTLGFYGVPGGAYLVLPIFGPSNLRDTTGLLVDYTAENQINFLNVAEVSSNHPEIWALRAVDKRYQTSFRYGQMNSPFEYEKVRYIYTESRKLQIAE, from the coding sequence GTGGCTAAATATCTTCTGCTGCTTGCTGCCTTGATGTGCGCAGGCGTGGCCAATGCCGACAACAGCAAGGCTCACGCGCCGACCGTGGTCGGCTCCGATGGCTTCAAGGAACCACTGACCAAGCTCAAGTTCAACGCGGGCCTGGACCAGCGCGAGTTCGAACGCTCGTCGCTGACCGCGCTTAACGTGTATGACCCGCTGGAGTCGTGGAACCGCCGCGTGTACCACTTCAACTACCGCTTCGACCAATGGGTTTACCTGCCCGTGGTCGACGGCTACACGTATGTAACCCCCAGCTTCCTGCGCACCGGCGTGAGCAACTTCTTCAACAACCTGGGCGACGTGCCCAACCTGTTGAACAGCCTGCTGCAACTCAAGGGACACCGCTCCCTGGAAACCACCGGGCGCCTGCTGCTCAACACCACCATCGGCATCGCCGGCCTGTGGGACCCGGCTACCGCCATGGGCCTGCCGCGCCAGAGCGAAGACTTCGGCCAGACCCTGGGCTTCTACGGCGTACCGGGCGGCGCGTACCTGGTGCTGCCAATCTTCGGCCCATCGAACCTGCGCGACACCACCGGCCTGCTGGTGGACTACACCGCAGAGAACCAGATCAACTTCCTCAACGTGGCTGAGGTCAGCTCCAACCATCCGGAAATCTGGGCCCTGCGCGCCGTCGACAAGCGCTACCAGACCAGCTTCCGCTACGGCCAGATGAACTCGCCGTTCGAGTATGAGAAGGTGCGCTATATCTACACGGAATCGCGCAAGTTGCAGATCGCCGAGTAA
- the sdhD gene encoding succinate dehydrogenase, hydrophobic membrane anchor protein, with translation MVTSVTNLSRSGLYDWMAQRVSAVVLAAYFIFLIGYLVANPGIGYEQWHGLFSHNAMRIFSLLALVALGAHAWVGMWTIATDYLTPMALGKSATAVRFLFQAVCGVAMFAYFVWGVQILWGI, from the coding sequence ATGGTAACCAGCGTTACGAACCTTTCGCGTTCGGGCCTCTATGACTGGATGGCACAGCGTGTGTCTGCGGTCGTTCTCGCGGCTTATTTCATTTTCCTGATCGGATACCTCGTCGCAAACCCGGGCATTGGCTATGAGCAATGGCACGGCCTGTTTTCCCACAATGCGATGCGAATCTTCAGTCTGCTGGCACTTGTAGCCCTGGGCGCTCACGCCTGGGTCGGCATGTGGACCATCGCGACCGACTACCTGACGCCAATGGCGCTGGGCAAGTCCGCGACTGCAGTACGTTTCCTCTTCCAGGCAGTATGCGGCGTTGCGATGTTCGCTTACTTCGTCTGGGGTGTGCAGATTCTTTGGGGTATCTGA
- a CDS encoding serine/threonine protein kinase: protein MLRSLRCAALLGSLFLSASALAVDIDQATYGYPLTNPFEATIATTPPDLRPKLPTDDEINQSDYTLNMRPEREFSLPDNFWAVKKLTYRIAKQDRAAPLIFLIAGTGARFDSSINEYLKKLYYQAGYHVVQLSSPTSFDFIASASRFATPGISQEDAEDMYRVMQAVRAQNASLPVTDFYLTGYSLGALDAAFVSKLDETRRSFNFKKVLLLNPPVNLYTSITNLDKLVQTEVKGINNTTTFYELVLNKLTRYFQQKGYIDLNDALLYDFQQSKQHLTNEQMAMLIGTSFRFSAADIAFTSDLINRRGLIIPPKYPITEGTSLTPFLKRALQCDFDCYLTEQVIPMWRARSDGGSLLQLVDQVSLYALQDYLHTNPKIAVMHNADDVILGPGDLGFLRKTFGDRLTVYPLGGHCGNLNYRVNADAMLEFFRG from the coding sequence ATGCTCCGTTCCTTGCGCTGTGCTGCCTTGCTGGGCAGCCTTTTTTTGAGTGCGTCAGCACTGGCCGTCGATATCGACCAGGCCACCTATGGCTACCCTTTGACGAACCCGTTCGAAGCGACCATTGCCACCACCCCTCCTGACCTTCGGCCTAAACTGCCGACGGATGATGAGATCAACCAGTCCGACTACACCCTGAACATGCGCCCAGAGCGCGAGTTCAGCCTGCCGGACAACTTCTGGGCGGTGAAGAAACTCACCTACCGCATCGCCAAGCAGGACCGCGCCGCGCCGCTGATCTTCCTGATCGCCGGTACCGGTGCGCGGTTTGACAGCAGCATCAACGAATACCTGAAAAAGCTGTATTACCAGGCCGGCTACCACGTGGTGCAGCTGTCTTCGCCCACCAGTTTCGACTTCATAGCCTCTGCCTCGCGCTTCGCCACGCCGGGAATCAGCCAGGAAGACGCCGAAGACATGTACCGCGTGATGCAAGCCGTGCGCGCGCAGAACGCTTCGCTGCCGGTCACCGACTTCTACCTCACCGGCTACAGCCTCGGCGCCCTGGATGCGGCTTTTGTCAGCAAACTGGATGAGACCCGCCGCAGCTTCAATTTCAAGAAAGTGCTGTTGCTCAACCCGCCGGTCAACCTCTATACCTCGATCACCAACCTCGACAAGCTGGTACAGACCGAGGTCAAGGGCATCAACAACACCACCACCTTCTATGAGCTGGTGCTGAACAAGCTGACCCGTTACTTCCAGCAAAAGGGCTATATCGACCTCAATGACGCCCTGCTTTACGACTTCCAGCAATCCAAGCAGCACCTGACCAACGAACAGATGGCCATGCTGATTGGCACCTCGTTCCGTTTCTCGGCCGCCGACATTGCCTTTACCTCGGACCTGATCAACCGCCGTGGCCTGATCATCCCGCCCAAGTACCCGATCACCGAAGGCACCAGCCTCACGCCGTTCCTCAAGCGTGCGCTGCAATGCGACTTCGACTGCTACCTCACCGAACAAGTGATCCCGATGTGGCGTGCGCGCTCCGACGGCGGCAGCCTGCTGCAACTGGTCGACCAGGTCAGCCTTTACGCACTCCAGGACTACCTGCATACCAACCCCAAGATCGCCGTTATGCACAACGCCGACGACGTGATCCTGGGCCCTGGCGACCTCGGCTTCCTGCGTAAAACCTTCGGCGACCGCTTGACCGTCTACCCGCTGGGCGGCCATTGCGGCAACCTCAATTACCGCGTCAACGCCGACGCCATGCTGGAGTTCTTCCGTGGCTAA
- a CDS encoding glycine betaine ABC transporter substrate-binding protein produces MKMRRLLGAAATLVVAMSSTLASADSKTLSIGYVDGWSDSVATTHVAAEVIKQKLGYDVKLQAVATGIMWQGVATGKLDAMLSAWLPVTHGEYWAKNKDKVVDYGPNFKDAKIGLIVPEYVKAKSIEDLKTDTTFKNKIVGIDAGSGVMLKTDEAIKQYGLDYKLQASSGAAMIAELTRAEDKQESIAVTGWVPHWMFAKWKLRFLDDPKGIYGAAETVNSIGSKGLEKKAPEVAAFLKKFQWASKDEIGEVMLAIQEGAKPDAAAKDWVAKHPERVAEWVGK; encoded by the coding sequence ATGAAGATGCGACGACTCTTGGGCGCAGCTGCCACTCTGGTAGTTGCGATGAGCTCCACACTGGCCAGCGCCGACAGCAAAACCCTGAGCATCGGCTACGTGGACGGCTGGTCCGACAGCGTTGCCACCACCCACGTGGCGGCAGAGGTGATCAAGCAAAAGCTCGGTTATGACGTGAAACTGCAAGCGGTCGCCACCGGGATCATGTGGCAGGGCGTGGCCACCGGCAAGCTCGATGCCATGCTCTCCGCCTGGCTGCCTGTGACCCACGGTGAGTACTGGGCCAAGAACAAGGACAAGGTGGTCGACTACGGCCCCAACTTCAAGGATGCGAAGATCGGGCTGATCGTGCCGGAGTACGTCAAGGCCAAGTCCATCGAAGACCTCAAGACCGACACCACCTTCAAGAACAAGATCGTCGGCATCGACGCTGGTTCAGGTGTGATGCTCAAGACCGACGAAGCCATCAAGCAATATGGCCTGGACTACAAACTGCAGGCCAGTTCGGGCGCGGCGATGATCGCCGAGCTGACCCGCGCCGAAGACAAGCAGGAATCGATTGCGGTCACCGGTTGGGTGCCACACTGGATGTTCGCCAAGTGGAAACTGCGTTTCCTGGATGATCCAAAAGGGATTTATGGTGCTGCTGAAACCGTCAACAGCATCGGCAGCAAGGGCCTGGAGAAGAAAGCGCCGGAAGTTGCGGCCTTCCTGAAGAAATTCCAGTGGGCCTCCAAGGATGAAATCGGCGAAGTCATGCTCGCTATCCAAGAAGGCGCCAAGCCGGATGCCGCAGCCAAGGATTGGGTTGCCAAGCACCCTGAGCGTGTGGCCGAGTGGGTTGGTAAATAA